One Campylobacter concisus DNA segment encodes these proteins:
- a CDS encoding peroxiredoxin produces the protein MLVTKKAPDFTAAAVLGNNQIVNDFNLYKNIGEKGAVVFFYPMDFTFVCPSEIIAFDKRYDEFKSRGIEVIAVSCDNQFSHFAWKETPVNKGGIGKVRFPIVADMTKSIARGFDVLLEDAGVALRGSFLLDKDGTVRHAVINDLPLGRNIDEMIRMVDTMLFTNEHGEVCPAGWHKGDAGMKPSTEGVADYLSHNESKL, from the coding sequence ATGTTAGTAACAAAAAAAGCACCTGACTTTACAGCTGCAGCAGTTTTAGGAAACAATCAAATCGTAAATGATTTCAACCTTTACAAAAACATCGGCGAAAAGGGCGCTGTTGTCTTCTTCTACCCAATGGACTTTACATTCGTTTGCCCAAGCGAGATCATCGCATTTGATAAAAGATATGACGAGTTCAAGTCACGCGGTATCGAAGTTATCGCGGTTTCTTGCGACAACCAGTTCTCACACTTTGCATGGAAAGAGACTCCAGTAAATAAAGGCGGTATCGGCAAAGTTCGCTTCCCGATCGTAGCTGACATGACAAAATCAATCGCTCGTGGCTTTGATGTACTTCTAGAAGACGCTGGCGTAGCACTTCGCGGATCATTCTTGCTTGACAAAGATGGCACAGTTCGCCACGCAGTTATAAACGACCTACCACTTGGTAGAAACATTGACGAGATGATCAGAATGGTAGATACTATGCTATTTACAAACGAGCACGGCGAAGTTTGCCCAGCTGGCTGGCACAAAGGTGACGCTGGTATGAAACCAAGCACCGAAGGTGTTGCTGACTACCTTTCACACAACGAAAGCAAACTATAA
- a CDS encoding O-antigen ligase family protein: MKGFFQEKLKATRYLNIAILVFLSLFLIGQYNEHITAIKNLGIYLALFLTLILFTVDTKNVMQNIKNNAKNNKAILLLFLLLNLYVFGISFFPYDATQNAALSAFNEFKRAFIFIFIVLLWHDGSYKNSKWLFFAMVAALSIDNIHFFIKGIEDGTLLNLKNEKDQWVQPIDRFYAGFFDSLFIFSLVSIFFIKNNFYKFFIIVFNIIVSLIFILLTGARGSWLALTLSLMVLLALTFKNEKINLINKKSMIFCLFLLAASVCVYYNSTLLQLKVAQGFYTSGRGDILTKRLPLLFDSDRAYIGIGFGGKQYAKFLNDKNVNNDDLGPTGVGADGTKYPHHDEPVFIGQYYHYGVVGTAFFVALVFYMLFVSFKRYLSNNKFYIAIFGSILCSYIFRGLFETMYFTHLYVMLGLFIVFLYKNKE; this comes from the coding sequence ATGAAAGGATTTTTCCAAGAAAAGTTAAAAGCTACCAGATATTTAAATATAGCAATTTTAGTTTTTTTATCTTTGTTTCTAATAGGCCAGTATAACGAACACATAACCGCCATTAAAAATTTAGGCATATATTTAGCTCTATTTTTAACATTGATCCTTTTTACAGTTGATACTAAAAATGTTATGCAAAATATAAAGAACAATGCAAAGAACAATAAAGCTATTTTATTGCTATTTTTGCTTTTAAATTTATATGTTTTTGGCATATCATTTTTTCCTTATGATGCTACGCAAAACGCAGCACTTTCAGCGTTTAATGAATTTAAAAGAGCGTTTATATTTATTTTTATCGTTCTTCTTTGGCATGATGGTAGCTATAAAAACTCAAAATGGTTATTTTTTGCCATGGTTGCAGCACTTAGTATAGATAATATACATTTTTTTATAAAAGGGATAGAAGATGGCACTCTTTTAAATTTAAAAAATGAAAAAGACCAATGGGTGCAGCCTATAGATAGGTTTTATGCAGGCTTTTTTGATAGTTTATTTATTTTTTCTTTGGTCTCAATATTTTTTATCAAAAATAATTTTTACAAATTTTTTATCATAGTTTTTAACATTATTGTTAGTTTAATTTTTATTTTGCTTACAGGTGCTAGGGGCTCATGGCTTGCACTTACCCTAAGTTTGATGGTTCTGTTGGCTCTAACTTTTAAAAATGAAAAAATTAATCTTATAAATAAAAAATCCATGATATTCTGCCTATTTTTACTTGCCGCCTCTGTTTGCGTCTACTATAACTCTACGCTTTTACAATTAAAAGTTGCGCAAGGATTTTATACTTCTGGTAGAGGAGATATTTTAACAAAGAGGTTGCCGCTTCTTTTTGACTCTGATAGAGCTTATATAGGTATCGGCTTTGGCGGTAAACAATATGCTAAATTTTTAAATGACAAAAATGTTAACAATGATGACCTTGGTCCAACTGGTGTAGGCGCTGATGGAACTAAGTACCCGCATCATGACGAGCCAGTATTTATCGGTCAGTATTATCATTACGGTGTAGTAGGTACTGCTTTTTTTGTTGCACTTGTTTTTTATATGCTTTTTGTCTCATTTAAAAGGTATTTGTCAAACAACAAATTTTATATAGCAATATTTGGAAGCATACTTTGCTCTTATATATTTAGGGGGCTATTTGAGACCATGTACTTTACTCATCTTTATGTAATGCTTGGTCTTTTTATAGTGTTTTTGTACAAAAACAAGGAGTGA
- the rpmF gene encoding 50S ribosomal protein L32, with amino-acid sequence MAVPKRRVSHSRAAKRRTHYKVTLPVPVKDKDGSWKMPHRINKTTGEY; translated from the coding sequence ATGGCAGTACCAAAGCGTAGAGTGAGTCATTCTCGTGCAGCAAAACGTAGAACACATTACAAAGTTACACTTCCAGTACCTGTAAAAGACAAAGATGGTTCTTGGAAAATGCCTCACCGCATAAACAAAACAACAGGTGAATACTAA
- the ndk gene encoding nucleoside-diphosphate kinase yields the protein MQRTLSIIKPDAVKKNVVGKIIDRFESNGLRIAAAKKIKLSKCDAKAFYAVHKDRPFFNDLVDFMVSGPVVVMVLEGENAVAKNRELMGATNPKEAAPGTIRADFADSIDANAVHGSDSLENAVNEINFFFASREIC from the coding sequence ATGCAAAGAACACTTTCTATTATTAAGCCTGACGCTGTTAAGAAAAATGTTGTTGGAAAGATTATAGATAGATTTGAAAGCAACGGCTTAAGAATCGCAGCTGCAAAGAAAATTAAACTTAGCAAATGCGATGCAAAAGCATTTTATGCAGTTCATAAAGATAGACCTTTCTTCAACGATCTAGTTGATTTTATGGTAAGCGGACCAGTCGTAGTTATGGTTTTAGAAGGCGAAAATGCAGTTGCTAAAAACCGCGAGCTAATGGGCGCAACTAACCCAAAAGAAGCAGCTCCTGGCACTATTAGAGCTGATTTTGCTGATAGCATTGACGCAAATGCAGTTCACGGAAGCGACAGCCTAGAAAACGCTGTAAATGAGATAAATTTCTTCTTTGCTTCAAGAGAAATTTGCTAA
- a CDS encoding glycosyltransferase produces the protein MKLFYIYPEPIPQGNAREIAILNTFFEFSNMCDAKLVLPQSPLNLNEVNEKFALKLKASDILFVRKKILFLKSNKIFNFFLKKIINNYLNKDAIFYTRHLKIAKFLLENKMPDQKVIFEAHECFTLGNKALYDIEKEILQNADFIFSHNSSTLNELRKFFGLQIANSAVVYNGCKQDYDFKKKDFDFSSINYYGSFLLWKGLDLMLDFALKTDIKLELYGKNSGNSFITLKNTLKEREIENLVCFKGLLPQNEVVKSLIENNTILIIPSVKSDYSLYSTPLKLFEYMANSNVVLAPNFPPVAEIVKDGENGFLYEAGDEKSLEEKFNYIKTLSNEELNKISKNAYESMSENTWKNRAIKIIKELEKIN, from the coding sequence ATGAAACTATTTTACATATATCCAGAACCAATTCCGCAAGGTAATGCAAGAGAGATAGCAATACTAAATACATTTTTTGAGTTTAGTAATATGTGTGATGCTAAGCTAGTCTTACCGCAGTCTCCTTTAAATTTAAATGAGGTAAATGAGAAATTTGCTTTAAAGCTAAAAGCTAGTGACATATTGTTTGTAAGAAAAAAGATCTTGTTTTTAAAAAGTAATAAAATTTTTAATTTTTTTCTAAAAAAGATAATAAATAACTACTTAAATAAAGATGCAATATTTTATACAAGACATTTGAAGATAGCTAAATTTTTACTAGAAAATAAAATGCCTGATCAAAAGGTTATATTTGAAGCGCATGAGTGTTTTACCTTGGGTAACAAAGCACTTTATGATATAGAAAAAGAGATACTACAAAATGCTGATTTTATCTTTTCGCACAATAGCAGTACGCTAAATGAACTTAGAAAATTTTTTGGCTTACAAATAGCAAATTCAGCGGTTGTTTATAATGGTTGCAAGCAAGATTATGATTTTAAGAAGAAAGATTTTGATTTTTCGAGTATAAACTATTATGGCTCATTCTTGTTATGGAAAGGTCTTGATTTGATGCTAGATTTTGCTTTAAAAACTGACATAAAGCTCGAACTTTATGGTAAAAATAGTGGAAATAGTTTTATAACTTTAAAAAACACTCTTAAAGAAAGAGAGATTGAAAATTTGGTATGTTTTAAAGGACTGTTGCCTCAAAATGAAGTTGTAAAAAGTCTTATTGAAAACAATACTATTTTGATAATACCTAGTGTAAAAAGTGATTATTCGCTTTATAGCACTCCATTAAAGCTTTTTGAATATATGGCAAATTCAAATGTCGTCTTAGCTCCAAATTTCCCACCAGTTGCTGAAATAGTAAAAGATGGCGAAAACGGTTTTTTGTATGAAGCAGGGGATGAAAAAAGTTTAGAAGAAAAATTTAACTACATAAAGACTTTAAGTAATGAAGAGCTAAACAAAATTTCAAAAAATGCCTATGAAAGTATGAGTGAAAATACTTGGAAAAATAGAGCTATAAAAATAATCAAAGAATTAGAAAAGATAAATTAA
- the uvrA gene encoding excinuclease ABC subunit UvrA, with protein MNDTIKITGAREHNLKNLNLEIPKNKLVVFTGLSGSGKSTLAFDTLYAEGQRRYMESLSSYARQFLDRVGKPDVDKIEGLTPAIAIDQKTTSKNPRSTVGTITEIYDYLRLLYARVGVQHCHKCGKPISKMSASDIINEISKLPLGAKVIIYAPLVREKKGTWADLIENLRQKGFVRAQIDGVVVRLDEEIELAKTKKHTIKVIVDRIAIDEQNHERLASDVEKALNESFGEVEIEIANADELGLKESFIHYSEHMACFDCKISFTPLEPLSFSFNSPKGACEHCDGLGIRYSLDMSKIIDEEKSIENGAIKLLYGYNMSYYYKFLLAFCEQNEIDIKKPYYELSEDEKRLVLYGNVKDVEFFWKRNKLLRKFDGVVKISHGLLKDYKDFDEYMSEKICDACNGHRLKPQSLAVKVAGLGLGEILDMSIENCTAFFSNEKNFTYLSDYDKAIAKPILKEINERLFFLYDVGLGYLSLGRDARTISGGEAQRIRIASQIGSGLSGVMYVLDEPSIGLHERDTIKLIKTLRNLQAKGNSVIVVEHDKKTIEEADYIVDIGPGAGKFGGSVVFAGTAKELLSSDTQTAQYINGKKKIDYQKNRKAEKWLEISNVNINNISNLTAKFPLRNLVGITGVSGSGKSSLVLQTLLPEAQEQLNRAKKVKKIAGVNLSGLENLDKVIYLDQSPIGRTPRSNPATYTGVMDEIRNLFAQTKEAKLRGYKIGRFSFNVKGGRCEKCQGEGEITIEMHFLPDINVVCDVCNGARYNAQTLEILYKGKNIAEVLNMSIDEAVEFFKAVPKIASKLTTLQDVGLGYITLGQNAVTLSGGEAQRVKLAKELSRSDTGNTLYILDEPTTGLHFADVDRLVKVLNHLVDLGNSVFVIEHNMDVIKNCDYIVDMGPEGGAKGGKVIACGSVKEVAKNYKKSGSYTGEFLAQELEEMKKK; from the coding sequence ATGAATGATACTATAAAAATAACTGGTGCAAGAGAGCACAATCTTAAAAATTTAAACCTTGAAATTCCTAAGAATAAATTAGTAGTTTTTACCGGTCTTAGCGGCAGTGGCAAGAGCACACTAGCCTTTGACACGCTCTATGCCGAGGGGCAAAGAAGGTACATGGAGAGTCTTAGCAGCTACGCTAGGCAGTTTTTAGACCGCGTGGGCAAGCCTGACGTCGATAAGATCGAGGGTTTAACGCCTGCTATCGCGATCGATCAAAAGACAACCTCTAAAAACCCTCGCTCAACGGTAGGCACGATCACTGAAATTTATGATTATCTAAGGCTTTTATATGCAAGAGTGGGCGTGCAGCACTGCCATAAATGCGGCAAACCTATCTCAAAAATGAGTGCGAGCGACATCATAAATGAAATTTCAAAGCTCCCGCTTGGCGCAAAAGTGATCATCTATGCACCGCTAGTTCGTGAGAAAAAGGGCACATGGGCAGACTTGATCGAAAATTTACGCCAAAAAGGCTTTGTAAGAGCGCAGATAGATGGCGTGGTGGTGAGGCTTGATGAGGAGATCGAGCTTGCAAAAACGAAAAAACATACGATAAAGGTCATCGTTGATAGGATCGCTATCGATGAGCAAAATCACGAACGCCTTGCAAGCGACGTGGAAAAGGCACTAAATGAGAGCTTTGGTGAGGTTGAGATAGAGATCGCAAATGCTGACGAGCTTGGCTTAAAAGAGAGTTTTATACATTACAGCGAGCATATGGCTTGTTTTGACTGCAAAATTTCATTTACTCCGCTTGAGCCGCTAAGCTTTAGCTTTAACTCGCCAAAGGGCGCTTGCGAGCACTGCGACGGACTTGGCATAAGATATAGCCTAGATATGAGTAAGATCATCGATGAGGAAAAGTCGATAGAAAATGGCGCTATCAAACTGCTTTACGGCTACAATATGAGCTATTACTATAAATTTTTACTTGCGTTTTGTGAGCAAAATGAGATCGATATCAAAAAGCCATATTATGAGCTTAGCGAAGATGAAAAAAGGCTCGTTTTATATGGTAACGTCAAGGATGTTGAGTTCTTTTGGAAGCGAAATAAACTACTTAGAAAATTTGATGGTGTGGTTAAAATTTCACACGGGCTTTTGAAGGATTACAAAGACTTTGACGAGTATATGAGTGAGAAAATTTGTGACGCTTGTAACGGCCACAGACTAAAGCCTCAAAGCTTAGCGGTCAAGGTCGCTGGCCTTGGGCTTGGTGAAATTTTAGATATGAGCATAGAAAACTGCACCGCTTTTTTCTCAAACGAGAAAAATTTTACCTATCTTAGCGACTACGACAAGGCGATCGCAAAGCCTATCTTAAAAGAGATCAACGAAAGGCTTTTCTTTTTATATGACGTGGGGCTTGGCTACTTGTCGCTTGGGCGTGATGCTAGGACGATCAGCGGTGGCGAGGCACAGCGTATAAGGATCGCGAGTCAGATAGGAAGTGGGCTAAGTGGCGTCATGTACGTGCTTGATGAGCCAAGTATTGGCCTGCACGAGCGAGATACGATAAAGCTCATAAAAACGCTTAGAAATTTGCAAGCTAAAGGCAACTCCGTGATCGTCGTCGAGCATGATAAAAAGACGATAGAGGAGGCTGACTATATCGTAGATATCGGCCCTGGAGCTGGTAAATTTGGCGGTAGCGTGGTCTTTGCAGGCACGGCAAAAGAGCTTTTAAGCTCAGACACTCAGACTGCACAATACATAAATGGTAAGAAAAAGATCGACTATCAAAAAAATAGAAAAGCTGAGAAGTGGCTTGAAATTTCAAATGTAAATATCAACAATATCTCAAATTTAACCGCTAAATTTCCGCTTAGAAATTTAGTTGGCATCACCGGCGTTTCAGGATCTGGTAAGAGCTCGCTAGTGCTTCAGACCTTGCTACCAGAGGCGCAGGAGCAGCTAAATAGAGCCAAAAAAGTGAAAAAGATAGCTGGGGTAAATTTAAGCGGACTTGAGAATTTGGACAAGGTTATATACCTCGATCAAAGCCCGATCGGTCGCACCCCACGCTCAAATCCAGCGACTTATACTGGCGTAATGGATGAGATAAGAAATTTATTTGCGCAGACCAAGGAAGCAAAGCTTAGAGGCTATAAAATAGGGCGCTTTAGCTTCAACGTCAAAGGTGGGCGCTGCGAGAAGTGTCAAGGCGAGGGCGAGATCACAATCGAGATGCACTTTTTGCCTGATATAAACGTGGTTTGTGACGTTTGTAATGGCGCTAGGTATAACGCTCAGACTTTGGAAATTTTATACAAAGGCAAAAATATCGCCGAGGTGCTAAATATGAGCATAGATGAGGCGGTTGAGTTTTTTAAGGCTGTGCCAAAGATCGCTTCAAAGCTCACCACGCTGCAAGACGTGGGGCTTGGCTACATCACGCTTGGACAAAATGCAGTCACACTTAGCGGCGGTGAGGCGCAGCGCGTAAAGCTAGCAAAAGAGCTTAGTAGAAGTGACACTGGAAATACGCTTTATATCCTTGATGAGCCAACGACGGGACTTCATTTTGCAGATGTTGATAGGCTGGTAAAGGTGCTAAATCACCTAGTTGATCTTGGAAATTCTGTTTTTGTGATCGAGCATAATATGGATGTCATCAAAAACTGCGACTACATCGTTGATATGGGGCCAGAAGGCGGCGCAAAAGGCGGTAAAGTGATAGCGTGCGGCAGCGTCAAAGAGGTAGCTAAAAACTACAAAAAAAGTGGCAGCTACACAGGGGAATTTCTAGCGCAAGAGCTTGAAGAGATGAAGAAAAAATAA
- the plsX gene encoding phosphate acyltransferase PlsX: MIRIAIDAMGGDFGAEPIISGVIEALKEAEFKAVLVGDSNAIKPLIPQPYLKNIEFIEATEVISMSDGATDALKRKDSTIYKAVELLKDKNVDAVVSAGHSGATMSLATLRVGRLKNVSRPAIATLMPNSKETATLVLDVGANVDCRSEHLFQFAIMGEAYAKEILGRKEPKVGLLSNGEEESKGNEVSKEAFKLVSRLDSFVGNAEGNQIFDGSIDVMVCDGFMGNILLKTSEGVADAIGKIIKKQVKKSPLAMAGSVLMRKVFKTLKKQVSYDEYGGAPLLGVNGCVIISHGKSNSKAIKNAIFQAIKFANSNINKVIEEELSHFAR; this comes from the coding sequence ATGATTCGCATTGCTATTGATGCTATGGGTGGTGATTTTGGTGCAGAGCCTATAATATCTGGCGTTATCGAAGCACTGAAAGAGGCAGAATTTAAAGCTGTATTAGTTGGCGATAGCAATGCCATAAAACCACTCATTCCACAACCCTATTTAAAAAATATAGAATTTATAGAAGCTACCGAAGTAATCTCGATGTCAGACGGAGCGACAGACGCACTTAAAAGAAAAGATAGCACGATCTACAAAGCTGTTGAGCTTTTAAAAGATAAAAATGTCGATGCTGTCGTTTCCGCTGGTCACAGCGGTGCGACTATGAGCCTAGCTACGTTAAGAGTTGGTAGATTAAAAAATGTATCTCGTCCAGCAATCGCAACACTTATGCCTAATTCAAAAGAGACAGCTACTTTGGTTTTGGACGTTGGTGCAAATGTTGATTGCAGAAGCGAACACTTATTTCAATTTGCCATAATGGGCGAAGCCTATGCAAAAGAAATTTTAGGCAGAAAAGAGCCAAAAGTAGGTCTTTTGTCAAATGGCGAAGAAGAGAGTAAAGGCAATGAAGTCAGCAAAGAGGCTTTTAAACTAGTTTCTAGACTTGATAGCTTCGTTGGCAATGCAGAGGGCAATCAAATTTTTGATGGCAGCATTGATGTCATGGTTTGCGACGGTTTTATGGGAAATATCCTACTAAAAACGAGCGAAGGCGTTGCTGATGCCATAGGCAAGATCATCAAAAAGCAAGTCAAAAAATCACCTCTTGCCATGGCTGGATCAGTGCTTATGAGAAAAGTCTTTAAAACTCTAAAAAAACAGGTCAGCTACGATGAGTACGGCGGTGCTCCGCTTCTTGGCGTAAATGGTTGCGTCATCATAAGCCACGGCAAAAGCAACTCAAAAGCTATAAAAAATGCAATCTTTCAAGCAATTAAATTTGCTAACTCGAATATAAATAAAGTTATAGAAGAAGAACTTTCACACTTTGCAAGGTAA
- a CDS encoding glycosyltransferase family 4 protein has protein sequence MKILLYNVTTALKIGGVETFYYSVAKELIKEHEVIICTGRGKFIPAFLKDSSINLKMFGFCPREKVIKIGNRFRKFIERVSFYFNARKFLESEKFDILVVHKPFDFFVAWALKRHDKNLKAVFVSGGEDFYFFDKFFIKFIDKIISVSDANAEILRERYGREVKVVYNGVDKEKFYPDASLKEKTREKFGVKSDEILIGSVGRVVGWKGFGMMVKNIDKIKNAKFMLVGDGENLQSLKELAAKLNLEQKVIFVGAIGHDELNEYYNACDVYLQPSIGHEAFGITVIEALAANKPCVVSINGGMKEIIKDGVNGYKFKISDESDMIEKINLTLENIENLRPRESIKGMYEWSKFAQELVEV, from the coding sequence TTGAAAATATTGCTTTATAACGTGACAACTGCGCTAAAAATTGGCGGTGTTGAGACATTTTACTACTCAGTTGCAAAAGAGCTTATTAAAGAACACGAGGTGATCATTTGTACTGGTAGAGGTAAATTTATACCAGCATTTTTAAAAGACAGTAGCATTAACCTAAAGATGTTTGGCTTTTGCCCTAGGGAAAAAGTCATAAAAATAGGCAATAGATTTAGAAAATTTATTGAAAGAGTTAGTTTTTATTTTAATGCCAGAAAATTTTTAGAGTCTGAAAAATTTGATATTTTAGTTGTGCATAAACCATTTGATTTTTTTGTTGCATGGGCTTTAAAGAGGCATGATAAGAATTTAAAAGCAGTCTTTGTAAGCGGTGGCGAGGATTTTTATTTTTTTGATAAATTTTTTATCAAATTTATAGATAAGATCATTAGTGTTAGCGACGCAAATGCAGAGATTTTAAGAGAAAGATATGGTAGAGAGGTTAAAGTCGTTTATAATGGCGTAGATAAAGAGAAGTTTTATCCAGATGCATCACTAAAAGAGAAGACAAGAGAGAAATTTGGTGTAAAAAGTGATGAAATTTTGATAGGAAGCGTTGGTAGAGTAGTTGGCTGGAAAGGCTTTGGCATGATGGTAAAAAATATAGATAAGATCAAAAACGCTAAATTTATGCTGGTTGGCGATGGTGAAAATTTACAAAGTCTAAAAGAGCTAGCAGCTAAGCTTAACTTGGAGCAAAAGGTCATTTTTGTTGGCGCTATCGGGCATGATGAGCTAAATGAGTACTATAACGCTTGTGATGTTTATTTGCAACCAAGTATAGGGCATGAGGCTTTTGGCATAACTGTCATTGAGGCGTTAGCAGCCAATAAACCTTGTGTAGTTAGCATAAATGGCGGCATGAAAGAGATCATAAAAGACGGAGTAAATGGGTATAAATTTAAAATTTCTGATGAAAGTGACATGATAGAAAAGATAAATTTAACGCTAGAAAATATAGAAAATTTAAGACCAAGAGAGAGTATAAAAGGCATGTATGAGTGGTCAAAATTTGCACAGGAGCTAGTTGAGGTATGA
- a CDS encoding NADH-quinone oxidoreductase subunit I, with the protein MSVKITDICISCGSCIDECPVSAIVDDSDNPTGADTYYVYSNKCVECVGYNDEPACASACPTDGCIVWDAVVAGQPSRDQIGADARTGSTPVIQ; encoded by the coding sequence ATGTCTGTAAAAATAACCGATATATGCATAAGCTGTGGTTCATGCATCGATGAGTGCCCAGTTTCAGCTATTGTAGATGATAGCGACAACCCAACTGGAGCAGATACATACTATGTTTATTCAAACAAATGCGTTGAGTGCGTAGGCTACAACGATGAGCCAGCCTGTGCATCTGCCTGTCCAACTGATGGCTGCATCGTTTGGGATGCTGTAGTAGCAGGACAACCTTCACGTGATCAAATCGGTGCTGACGCTCGTACTGGCAGCACTCCAGTTATCCAATAA
- the rpmA gene encoding 50S ribosomal protein L27, with protein MAHKKGQGSTQNNRDSIGRRLGVKKFGGEFVRAGNIIIRQRGTATHAGNNVGLGKDHTIFALVDGFVKFERLDKNRKKVSVYPAA; from the coding sequence ATGGCACACAAAAAAGGTCAAGGTTCAACCCAAAATAACCGTGATAGTATCGGACGCCGATTAGGTGTTAAGAAATTTGGTGGCGAGTTTGTTCGTGCTGGCAATATAATCATCCGCCAAAGAGGAACAGCAACTCACGCTGGAAACAACGTAGGTCTTGGTAAAGATCACACTATTTTTGCATTAGTCGATGGCTTTGTAAAATTTGAAAGACTTGATAAAAACAGAAAAAAAGTATCTGTTTATCCAGCTGCATAA
- a CDS encoding beta-ketoacyl-ACP synthase III, whose protein sequence is MPKASLISIASYVPEKILTNFDFEKMVDTSDEWIVKRTGIEQRHIATTEITSDLGTKAAELALKRSGLEKSQIDAVICATISPDHLCMPSTACKIASNLGLNFGITAFDISAACTGFIYLLELANSLIVSGAKKNVLIIGAEKLSSIIDYTDRSTCILFGDGAGAAVISASEENEIIDIHTASDGRQAELLITPGCGSAFPASDETLKNRLNFIHMSGNEVFKIAVQTLSKSVIEILHANKMQSEDIDFFIPHQANIRIIDAVKNRLNFTDEQCVLTVAKYGNTSSASIPMAINDAYEDGRIKNGSVLLLDAFGGGFTWGSAILKFGGRNFSDL, encoded by the coding sequence ATGCCAAAAGCTTCATTGATCTCCATTGCGTCATATGTCCCAGAAAAAATTTTAACAAATTTTGATTTTGAAAAAATGGTCGACACGAGCGATGAGTGGATAGTGAAGCGAACCGGTATAGAGCAAAGACATATCGCAACGACTGAGATAACAAGCGATCTTGGTACAAAAGCTGCCGAGCTAGCTTTAAAACGCTCAGGGCTTGAAAAATCACAAATCGATGCGGTAATCTGCGCTACGATATCTCCAGATCATCTTTGTATGCCTTCAACTGCTTGTAAGATAGCTTCAAATTTAGGCTTAAATTTTGGCATTACAGCTTTTGATATAAGTGCAGCTTGCACAGGATTTATCTATCTTTTGGAGCTTGCAAATTCTCTTATCGTAAGTGGTGCTAAAAAAAATGTCTTGATCATAGGAGCTGAAAAACTAAGCTCGATAATCGACTACACAGATAGAAGCACATGCATACTTTTTGGCGACGGAGCTGGTGCTGCTGTGATAAGCGCTAGCGAAGAAAATGAGATCATCGACATCCACACTGCAAGCGATGGCAGACAGGCTGAGCTTTTGATAACTCCAGGATGTGGTAGTGCATTTCCAGCTAGCGATGAGACGCTAAAAAATAGGCTAAATTTCATCCACATGAGCGGAAATGAGGTCTTTAAGATAGCGGTTCAAACGCTTAGCAAAAGCGTGATAGAAATTTTACACGCAAACAAAATGCAAAGTGAAGATATCGACTTTTTCATACCTCATCAAGCAAATATCAGGATAATAGACGCCGTAAAAAATAGGCTAAATTTCACTGACGAGCAGTGCGTTTTGACGGTTGCAAAATATGGCAACACAAGCTCTGCTTCGATCCCAATGGCGATAAATGATGCTTACGAGGATGGGCGCATCAAAAATGGCTCTGTTTTGCTTCTTGATGCATTTGGCGGTGGCTTTACTTGGGGTTCAGCGATACTAAAATTTGGCGGTAGAAATTTTAGCGATCTATAA